ACAAGACGGCGCGTTTGCTCGGCCATGAGCTGTTTGTCGCGCGCGCCGACGCCGCATTCGAGAAACAGCAGCGGCTGTTTGGGAAAGGCCTCATCGAGCAGCAGCCGCTTGCCGTTCTTAAAAGCTCCAACGCCTGTCTCGGCATAAAAGCATTCGTCATGCAAGGGATCGTATACGACACCCAAAATAGGCTTGCCTGACTCCAGCAGGCCGATCGAGACGACGAACAGCGGCATGCGCCGGACAAAGTTAGTGGTGCCGTCGAGCGGATCGATCACCCAAATGCGGTCGGTACGCAGGTCGTGCAGTCCCTGCTCCTCCCCCAAAATGGAGTATGGGGAATCGGCCAGCATTTCGCGGACGGCCTCTTCGGCGCGGCGGTCGAATTCCGTGACCAGCGAACGGTCGCTTTTAACCTGCGTTTGATACGCGGCGGTGAAACCGCGGCGAAGAATCGCGCCGGCCCGTTTGGCGGCGGCCACGGCGAGTTGGAGTTCTTCGGAAAACATCGATAGCGGAATCCTTTCAGTGAGCCAATAACTTTCCTATTCGATAAACCTTTAGAGGACAGCTTTGATCGTTGCAGAAAACCACTCCTCACGCCTTGCAAACCGCCTGCGACGAAAAGACGGGCTCGGCTTGTTAAAGGCAAATCAATTCATCTCGATGCTAATATGTATTTGTGACTTGAAGCTTACCGAACCCGCAGCGCCGGTTTGGTTGATTCAGCTGACGCTGATGCGTAAATTTTCGACCGACGGGATACTTGTTTCGCACCGTCTGAGGCGTGGAGAAAGCCTTCGCATCGGCTGCACGGTTTCGTCAAAACCGATCAGATGAACCGACGGTTTTTTTGTGTCACCGTTTCTTTTTCTGATAGGTGCCGATTAGTTCCGCTTGAGCGAGTATGTGTCCTTCCATCGCCTTCAACAGTTCGGCTTTGGTCGGCTTTTTCAGATCCGGCAGCACGGTGTCCAAAGCGTACAGCTTGAAAAAGTAACGATGGCGGCCGATCGGCGGGCAGGGACCGCCCCAACCGGTGCGTCGGTAATCGCTGGTGCCTTCCAAGGTTCCGTGCGGCAGCTCGTTCGATTTGACGCCTTCGGGTAGACCGTTCGAGTTAGGCGGCAAATTGTAGAGCACCCAATGTACGAAGGTCATGCGGGGCGCAGCCGGATCCGGCGCATCCGGGTCATCGACGATCAGCGCCAGGCTCTTTGCGCCGCTCGGAACGCCGCTCCACGACAACGGCGGGGAGATATCTTTTCCTTCACAAGTGTATAGGGATGGAATTTCGCCCATATGGGCAAAAGCGGATGATGTGATGGTCAATGACATAACAAAACCTCGCAAAGAAATGCTCATGCCGAATAACGCAAATAAAATAAGCGTGAACCGGCTTATTCTGCAAGCAAAACCTTTTCGCTTCATAAATCCTCCTTAAAAAAATCCGGCCCAAGAATTATCCGTCCGTTTTTTACGACGGCATACAGCAGGTTGCAGCCGAAATGATAGGGGAGGAGTTCAAGGCGTTCCACCTGCCAGATCGCCAAATCGGCCTGTTTTCCCGGCTCCAGGCTGCCGAGGCGATCGCCGAGATCGATCGCATAGGCCGCGTTGAGGGTGGAGGCAGTCAGCGCTTCCGCCGCGCTCATTTGCAGCTTGAGACAGGCGAGCGCAAGGATCATCTGCATCGAAAAGCAGGGACAAGAGCCCGGGTTAAAGTCTGTAGCCAAGGCAACCGGCACGCCTGCCTCGATTAAGCGGCGAGCGTTCGCATACTGCTCGCGGCCGAGAAAGAATGAGGCGCCGGGCAACAGCACGGCGATCGTTCCGGCGGCGGCCATGGCTTTGATTTCGGCGTCACTCAGGTGCTCGCAATGGTCAATTGAAACAGCGCCCAATTCCGCCGCGATGTGGGCGCCGCCCAGACTATGAAACTGGCCGACGTGCGCCTTGAGGCGGAATCCTGCGTTTGCGGCAGCTCTTAAAAGCCGTTCGGTTTCCTGAGCCGAGAAGGCTTCTTGTTCGCAAAAAACATCGAAAAAGCGGGCATAAGGCCTGGTTTCCTCCAAGGCATCGCCGGTCAGCCAGTCAAGATAGGCCTGTCGTGAAATGTTTTTCGGCACGACGTGCGCGCCGAGAAATGTGCCGACAATGTCGAGAGGGCCGTTTTTCCCCAACTTGTCGATCACCTTCAGCATTTTGAGCTCGTTCTCGGCGTCGAGGCCGTAGCCGGTTTTGATTTCGACGGTTGTAGTGCCGTGGGCGAGCATTTGCCGAAGCCGCCTTTCGGCTGCCTGCCGCAGCGATGCTTCGTCCGCCGCCCTTACGGCCCGCACCGTCGCCTGAATGCCGCCGCCGCTGCGCAGGATCTCCAAATAGCTCTCACCGGCGAGCCGCCGCTGCCATTCGTCCTCGCGTGAACCCGCGTAGACCGAATGCGTATGCGGATCGATCAGTCCGGGCGTAACCAAGCCGCCGCCGGCGTCGAACAGATGTTCAGCCGTAAAGGCGGCTGCAATCTGCGCTTCCGGACCAACCGCCGCGATGCGTCCTCCGCAAATCGCTACGGCGCCGTCGGCAATCGGCCTAGTCTCCTGCATCTCATGGCCGCGACGGGGCCGTGCGGGACCCGCTAGAGTGATTACTCGGGAGGCATGATAAATGACTAGATCAGCCCTCAGCTTGCTCATGAGGTCAAAGCTTTGCTGCGCGTCGACGAACGCCGGCACTTTTGCGTCGAATCCGCTGCATCAGGCCTGCCGCCTCTTCCATGAGAGAGGAGCGTTGTTTTTCGTCGCTTATTTGCGGCAGATTGATACGGACATTATAATAAGCGCCCCAGGCCGCCGCTTCGGCCTGCAGCGCTGCAACCGCTGCATCCGAAAGGGCATTGGGATTGCCGTATTTGACCAACTCTTCGGCGATCTGCAGCACCTCCCAAGCGACTTTGATCGTTTGAAGAGGCACTTTCGTCATATGAATCGCGGCCTTTTCTTTGGCCGCTGCACGGGCTGCCTTTTCCGCTTCTGTTTTTTGCGGCAGCCGCAGCGCCGCCATAAAGGCGTCAAACGACCGGCTGTCCTCATCGACCAGGGCCGAGGATTGGCACAGCAGCGATTGAGCACGCACGGCAAGTTCTTCCATGCGCGGTCTGCGGCGCCGGTAAGCGGCATTGCTAAAAGTGACGCCCGCGACCATCGCCGAAAGTGCGGCACCGAGTGCGGCGCTGAGCGCCGAGACGCTGCCGCCGCCGGGAGTAGGCGAGTCTGAAGAAAGCAAAGCCAGAAAACGGTCGAGCGGTTTATCCAACAATGACGGTGTCTTTTCGCGCACGGCATACTCGATGATGCGCTCCTCGGGAACGAACGGCGAGGTGTCGTTCAGGCCTAGTGAAAGCACGGCGGTGTGCACGATCTCGGCTTCGGGGACGCCGAGATGCTTGCCTTGTTTGCGTAAAAAATAACTGCCCGCGTCGAGCAATGCCTGCAGAGGTGCCATGCCGATCAGTTCGCTGCCGGTGACCCGCAGGCCGTGCTTGGCCGCTTCGTCGCACACCGCTTCGAAGGCGGTATGCAGACCGGTAACCGACAAGTTATGCAGGTTCATCGATACCTGAGCATAGCCGTACTCTTCGATGTACCAACCCGCAGCCTGGACGAACTTTAATCGACCGGGGATTCTGACTGCCGAGCCGTCGGGATTGCGCAGAATGTTGCCCTCCTTGTCGCGCGCCGCGCGACCGGACTCGCGCAGAGTCATGGCAATTTCGTTGGCCAGTCTGCGATCGCGCGTGTTCAGATTGACATTGTAGGCCAGCATGAAATCGCGTACGCCGACGACGGTTGCGCCGCTCTTGGCGTTAAAGGCAGCCGGACCGTAATCCGGTATCCACAGCGGATCGGCCAGCTTTTGCGGCAGCGCCTCATATTCACCCTGACGGATATCAGGCAATTTCTCGCGCTCCGGCCGCGTCGCCGCTTTGCCGTAAAGATAGACCGGGATCTGCAGCTCTTCGCCGATTCGTTGCGCCAATTTTTTAGCCCATTCGATGCATTCCGCATCCGAAACACCGCGAATAGGCACCAACGGACAGACATCGGTCGCACCGAGACGCGGATGCGCGCCGTGATGACGGCGCATGTCGATCAGTTCTGCGGCTTTTTGCACC
The candidate division KSB1 bacterium DNA segment above includes these coding regions:
- the hutI gene encoding imidazolonepropionase, which produces MQETRPIADGAVAICGGRIAAVGPEAQIAAAFTAEHLFDAGGGLVTPGLIDPHTHSVYAGSREDEWQRRLAGESYLEILRSGGGIQATVRAVRAADEASLRQAAERRLRQMLAHGTTTVEIKTGYGLDAENELKMLKVIDKLGKNGPLDIVGTFLGAHVVPKNISRQAYLDWLTGDALEETRPYARFFDVFCEQEAFSAQETERLLRAAANAGFRLKAHVGQFHSLGGAHIAAELGAVSIDHCEHLSDAEIKAMAAAGTIAVLLPGASFFLGREQYANARRLIEAGVPVALATDFNPGSCPCFSMQMILALACLKLQMSAAEALTASTLNAAYAIDLGDRLGSLEPGKQADLAIWQVERLELLPYHFGCNLLYAVVKNGRIILGPDFFKEDL
- a CDS encoding inositol monophosphatase codes for the protein MFSEELQLAVAAAKRAGAILRRGFTAAYQTQVKSDRSLVTEFDRRAEEAVREMLADSPYSILGEEQGLHDLRTDRIWVIDPLDGTTNFVRRMPLFVVSIGLLESGKPILGVVYDPLHDECFYAETGVGAFKNGKRLLLDEAFPKQPLLFLECGVGARDKQLMAEQTRRLVVDYQVRLLGATALELCRLVDGSADAYISSGDHLWDFAAGLCLATEAGGAVCDWRGRPWHAGHSFLLVGKKKVVEELSRRIGDLQPDDDQLDAAESV
- a CDS encoding YbhB/YbcL family Raf kinase inhibitor-like protein, translated to MSLTITSSAFAHMGEIPSLYTCEGKDISPPLSWSGVPSGAKSLALIVDDPDAPDPAAPRMTFVHWVLYNLPPNSNGLPEGVKSNELPHGTLEGTSDYRRTGWGGPCPPIGRHRYFFKLYALDTVLPDLKKPTKAELLKAMEGHILAQAELIGTYQKKKR
- the ftcD gene encoding glutamate formimidoyltransferase, which produces MEKLIECVPNFSEGRNSEIIEAIAQAVRRTEGVKLLHIDPGFDTNRTVMTFVGEPAAVTEAAFAAVQKAAELIDMRRHHGAHPRLGATDVCPLVPIRGVSDAECIEWAKKLAQRIGEELQIPVYLYGKAATRPEREKLPDIRQGEYEALPQKLADPLWIPDYGPAAFNAKSGATVVGVRDFMLAYNVNLNTRDRRLANEIAMTLRESGRAARDKEGNILRNPDGSAVRIPGRLKFVQAAGWYIEEYGYAQVSMNLHNLSVTGLHTAFEAVCDEAAKHGLRVTGSELIGMAPLQALLDAGSYFLRKQGKHLGVPEAEIVHTAVLSLGLNDTSPFVPEERIIEYAVREKTPSLLDKPLDRFLALLSSDSPTPGGGSVSALSAALGAALSAMVAGVTFSNAAYRRRRPRMEELAVRAQSLLCQSSALVDEDSRSFDAFMAALRLPQKTEAEKAARAAAKEKAAIHMTKVPLQTIKVAWEVLQIAEELVKYGNPNALSDAAVAALQAEAAAWGAYYNVRINLPQISDEKQRSSLMEEAAGLMQRIRRKSAGVRRRAAKL